The genomic interval ACTATGTTGATATAAAGCCATAGGGAGCAAGGATGGAAGCTGAAAAGACTAGAAAGCAATAGACTGGGTAAAAATGATGGTGTCTGGAACAGGGTGAGAGTTTCACTGGTATAGCCAGTGggctttggttttggtgttttattttgttttaagacaaagtcttgctgtgcaacctaggctggcctggaatgtgcagcagtcctcctgccttagccgcCTGGGTgcttgggattacaggcatccgTCCACACCCAGCTACAGATCTGTTAATATAAAATGTGAGAAAAGGAGAAGTGTGAAGGCTCAAAATTGGGTGCCAAACAACTGAAAATTTGGAATTGTTATATATTAAAATGGCAGGGACTGACAGTTGAGATCTGTATATTTAAGCTTAAGGTGCCTTATGCTTGCTTTCAAAAGGCCTTGCATAATCctgtataaataaaagaaaacatttgagacaCTTAGCGTCAGAGTAGAGATGTCATATAGACACGTATCTGGGGAAAGGAAGAACCAGCAAACGAAAAATCTTCCCCAAGATGAAGAAAGTCAGACAAGACTTTCTTTTTAGTGCAGTGCAAAGTAGGGAACTGCGCTGTGTCTGGCACTGCAGACAGGATGGGGTGACAGGCAGGTAGCATGATTGCTCATGGGATTTACCAGCGTGGAACTGATTGGTGACCTGGTTGGTGACCTTCACTACAGCCTTTCTGATGGGGAGGTCGGAAATAACTTCTCATTGGAGTGGGTtggtttcaaagaaaataaacaagtatTGTCATCCTTTAAGGAGGCTTTGCTGTAAGGGAGAATGAGAAGCTCTTGGGAACTTGGGGTTTTAAATGTGGAgggttatttttttgttcttgttgattTGACTTTATGACCTGACTGTATTTTTTGCTTCTGGGAACCAGAGAAAGACCGATACTGAAGTGGGAACATTGCCAGAGCGGTGTCCTTGTAGGGCTAATGATGCAGCTGGAGCATGACAGCAGGAGAGTGTTCAGAGGCCATGGGCACAGATGTTTGGTGGTGGAAGCTGGAAGAGAGTCTGATTGATTCGATTTCTCTACAGAGGCCATCAGCTGGCCCTGAGGAAACAGGAAGGGCTTGGGTGTTTATGGAGACAAAAGGAAACGTAGAAGAGGCATCCAGGAGAATGGAAGGATAATTGAACTGAGGATGATTGTCTGGCCTCTTGAGAGCCTGCTCGATGCTGGCAATTCATTAAAATGAAGCACTGCGTCTTGACAGGGACAGATTTTGCCCCTCACCCCCAGGGACTTAGCAGTTCTGACGGCTATAAAGTAGGAGCTAGAATCCAGTGAAGTAAAGGCAGGGATGCTACCAAGCACCCCACTGTTCACAGGACAGCCACCCACAGAAGTGTTTTATCCAAAATGTCAGTCAAAAAGCCCTGGTGTAGAGACCAGTCAACCATGCCATGTTTGTACAGACTCAAAGTGTCTAGAGAGATAGATTTAACTGGAGTTTGCCAGGAAAATGGGAAGAGGGACAGGGGAGTTGAGACTAGGATTTAGTCCCTGTGAGGAGAGAAGTGGTGCCTAAGGTGTGTGGAGTGGCAGCAATCTGATGGGCTCCTCAGAGTGCTGCTCTGAAGATAGCAAGGGGGTAGGGGGTGGCCAGGAGTGCTTGAAGCCAAGGTGATGGCCCATGTGCTGGTAATGGTAATGGCCGCCTGTGACCCCAAGAAGTACATAGCCAAGGTAGGACAGATGATGATTAAAGGAGACAAGGCCTAGAAATAAAAGTGCAGGTCTTTTGGAGATCTAGCTTAAATAATCAATAGGTATTTAGAATGCCAGATGACACTGAGTCAGCTATGGTTTTTgcagtttatttacattttaaataatttttttaagttaaatataaatgtatcatCCCCCCTCTTCCATTTGCTCCTTGTAATACTTCCCTCatatcctcttttctctttctcaaatgtattgttggaggaggtgtatttCTAACTACATAAATATAACCtgatcagtctgtataatgttacttgtgtgtatattaCCTCAGGattgaccacttggtattggatctTCCGTTTTCATCATTCCTTAGTTGTTTGTAGTcacagttttaaagattttacaattaaaccaggcatggtgaagcacacttttgatcccagtaCAGTACAAGCAAAGGCACGTAGATCCTTGTATTGGAGTACAGCCtattctacatagtgagctccaggtcagccagagctatgtactgagaccctcaaaaacaaaataaaacagtttacCATTAGCAAATGAACCTTGCCACATCTCCCTGCCACGAGAGTGGGCAGAAAGACTAGTCCCAGAaagctctgtctctctttcttagAGCCTTCCTCAGAAGAGCCACTGCTCAGTATACCTTCAGCCTGGGAGaatcttgttctgttttgttttatgatttgttctgccatgtagcccaggatgaccagGAACTCTGTCATCAtagctggtcttaaactcatgaTTGCTCTCCTGGCTGGGACCACAGGCATGCACTGCCCATGCCTACCGAACCTGGGAAGTTTAAAGGCCTGGTCTTGGCCATGCCCTAGATTAACTGGCTTGGGCTCCTAGTTTAAATTGCTATATAAAGGGCGTTGTACTGGTTTTACCCAGACTTAGACTTATATTTGTGCAACAGAGGGGGAAGTAAATCCATGGAGAAATGATGATCACTGAAACAGTAATGTCATCTACAGGACTGGGACACTTTCCTTAGTACAGAAGCTGATAGTCCAACCACCCACAGAGGCTGTGCTTCATGCTAAGACTGGGCCACAGGAAACAATGCATTGTGCTAGCTTTTGAAAATATTCCTACAGAAGCAGatggggcttgggggtgggggaaggtgcTTGCATGGTAGCATGTTTTCTAAAAGAGATTTCAGCATAGTAGAAAtgcagtgtgggtgtgtgggtacaAGTCTGTGTCTGATTTAGGTGTGTAGGCATAATGAAACAGCTGGCTTACTCCCATCTGAAATGCTGAATGACAGTGGTGTGCGTATTTACACTTGTAAAGAAGAAAGCACAGACCCAAGGCTAGCCTCCTGGGTCCAAGGCCTGGCTTTCCTTACTAGCCCTCTTTCTGTTTGGATGTGAGTTCTCCACCTGAACATGAAGACTCCAGCCTCAGGGGAACCCAATAGCCAAGCACACTGTCAAGACCAGTGTTCCCAACCCTGAAACATAGGGTGCCCAGAAGGTATTAACAACAACGGTGCAGAAAGTCTCCTCCAGAACCAGGGGTTTGCCCACACTTTTTGAtttggtgtgtgttgggggaggagtTGTTTGGGAGGTTTGAGGCCTTTGTTGGTGGTGGAGAGCAGGGGCTGGGCAGAGTCTTACAGTATATCCTAAGCTGTGCGTATCCCTGGTTAGCCTTGAATTCAGCTTTCCACCTTGGTCCCCATCTTGCCTGTCTTACAAGTGAACATCACCATACTcaacctattttattttatttttaagcatgtgtgtatttcttttgATTTAAGGAACTGACAATggggaaattaaagaaaatgcttCTTCTGATTGCAGCATTTACCCTCCGGTTCCAGGACAGGAAGGCTCTCTGCAGTGGGCAGGGATGAAATTTGAAGAAGTCCCAATTGCACACATTAAAGCAACCTACAACAAGTAAGAAAAGGGGTGTGCCCATGTGAGTCCGCTATGAACTGCTTCTGCCTTGGGCCTTCTTGGAGTAGAAGTTGGGGTGTCATCTTGTTTGGGGAAACcatcttctttctttataaagtttGCTTAAGtttcatgaaaatataaaatggattTAGTACACTGTAATTGtaaggggtttgtgtgtgtgtgtgtgtgtgtgtgtgtgtgtgtgtgtgtgtatgccttccTTGGGACTCCTATGCAAGAATCAGAAGAACTTCATTAGAAGCAAATGGTGAGAGAAGCAATGTATAGATACATGATTTATTTGTAAAGTAGCCAGAATATATAAGCCCCTTATTTAGCCTTCTTACCTTGGGCCCTGTGCACTGCCCCTTCCCTAGCAGGGCACCTCCCATCTCTTGAGCTAATACAGACACGGcttctgagctctctctctgttgtgtctGTGCCCTTTGAGTACACCCTgtatgagaatgtttctgtgcaGTGCAGGAAATGTAAGAGACCCCAGGGGAGGAGTGAATGCCATAACAAGACCAACAAACAGGTGGTCCCTGCTCAGGGCTGACCCAGCAGGTCTCCTGGACAGCTCCCCTTCACTTCTCCTTCCCAGGAGCACCCAGAAAGCTCTGCAGGAAGTGGGGTGATAATAACCAAAGGGGAGACAGAAAATATACCTTAGGATTTTCTTAAAGTCAATCTTAATTACAATTTACCATTTTAGAGccaattagaaaaaagtttcacttacttaaaataatttatggccagagaacagaatgtcagaaGCATTTGAATTATCCACTGTAATAGTGTTACAGGGATAACTggttttgtgggatttttttttgagtctttatGATTACCTCTGAAATGATAGGTAATAGATTCACTTCAAAAGAGTCCACTGATGAGGGGATATACCAGGtttagaggagacactgtatTTGGATGTGACCTGGTCATGGTTGGAGCAGAGCTCCATATACtttttgaaaatactttattatatttttacttagttGTTGGGAGTGGAGCAttaacatgtggaggtcagagaacaatttgcacCAATTAGTTCTCTCTTTGCACCATGTTGGGCGCACCTGCAAGCATTAAGCCGTCCCTCACACACTGTTCTTTCCATTGATGTAGTGGAAAATACtcaaaatgttttcattgttgtcTTTTTTAACAGTTGCCTAATGTAAAACATGTAAGTTTTTATAAAACACCAAGCTATGTCACATCCAGGGTAAATGCTGCCGCAGGGAAGGCTTCATTCAGGTGGAAGTGGGTCCCTCGGGTGATGCTCCCCTGCCCTGGGGTTATGGCACATCCCTTAAGTGTGTGATTTGCCCATCTTCCTTTAGCATCATGGAGGGAGCTGGtgaccttcttttctttcccactgtggCTCCTAAGAACGTTAGCAAGCAGTGGTAGAGTATATGCCTCCTCTTCCCAGCACACAGATCCAGGTGGTCTCTGCCACTAACACATCCCTGGCCCGTGCCTCCTGTGGCACAGAAGGCTTTCGCAATGCCAAGAAGGGCACCGGCATCGCAGCACAGACAGCAGGCATAGCTGCAGCAGCAGTAAGTACCTGACCATGTGGTTCTGCTTTCCCTTTGGCTTATGGTGGGGAAGTCTCATTAAACCAGATTCAGAAACAATGAGATCTTTGCCCACCCCAGTTAGATGTCCTGACACTGCAGCTGCTTTAAGAGGCCCTTGTAGAAAGGTTACCAActttctctctcagcttcagTGGAGAAAAAGATGTCATTTGTGTTCAGAGGAATAACCAGAGTGCTGAAGGTTTAGGAACCAATGCCCCTTCCATTAAAGACCAGTGGGTTGTATTCTATCCATGAAGCGTGTCTTATAGCACAGGTCCCAAAGTGAAGTGTTAAATCTTTCTAGAAGAAAATTAAGCAACTCCATTTCAGACACTTCTTTATTACCATGTCTTCAGAAGAGCCTGCTATTATCCACTCTTTCAAGAGAATCAGATTCTGTGGGATAGGTCAAAGTCAAGCAGCCAGTTCAGCTCTCTGACATGAACCCAGATGGGCCTCAACCCAGAGCTGCATGTTTTCTGCTATAGCAGAGTGTGTGTACTCTGACAAGCAGGATACTTCCTGAAGGAGCACCTTGTAGCAGAGACCACAAATGTGTGTACTCTGACAAGGAGAATACTTCCTGAAGGAACACCTTGTAGCAGAGACCACAAATGTGTGTACTCTGACAAGCAGGATACTTCCTGAAGGAGCACCTTGTAGCAGAGACCACAAATGTGTGTACTCTGACAAGCAGGATACTTCCTGAAGGAGCACCTTGTAGCAGAGACCACAAATGTGTGTACTCTGACAAGCAGGATACTTCCTGAAGGAGCACCTTGCCTTTAAAGCTAGACATAAGGAAACCTTTTATTGCTATGAGTAATGATCACCAAAACGTAGTATGATGTAATTACCCATCAGACAGAACGCAGTCAGCTAAGTGGCACATGCCAGTGTTGTGGGGACCTCTGCATGGTAGCTTTTGAGTATCTTCCAGGCCCCATAGTGAATGCGTTTATAATCTGGACACATACTTAACTGTAAAAATACTAAATCCCACTTTATAAGTGGGCCCAACCTTGATATCCATGGTGACACCTCAGCATTTGGAGGAAAATCAGGCAATATCTACAAGTGTCCATTAGGTGGCAGTACAGTTCTGTCACCTTAGTTTCTTATCCATCTTCACGTGGGCCCTTGGTACTTTGCTTCCTTCTGTGTCTTCTGCCTCCCTGTTTGCTTCTGTTGTTGCCATTGTCCCATGTCCCCTGAAGACAGTAGCCAGAGCCTGGGCTGCATCACTGTCTCAGGGGCACTGACCACTTGCCTCTTTCTAGAAAGCTACAGGAAAGGGAGTGACCCACATCAGAGTTGTAGTGAAAGGCATGGGACCAGGACGCTGGGTAAGTAACTAGGGTTTTTCTTCAGTGTGTTGCAAGTATTCTTTAGAGCCAGGTGTGGAGAGTATAAATGTCCCTTAGTGAGTTTCCATGGCATTGTTTAAAGTTCCTTTTTGTTCCTATGACCTACTAATCCCTGCAGAGCAAGCCTCGGTCATGAATTAATGTATTACCTTCTTGAGTACCAACCCCTGGGAATGGAAAAGTGGTCTCTGGGGGACCATTACAAATAGAGCCTCAGCACAGACTAGTGAATGCAGTGGAGAAGGGGTCAAGATGCTGGGCACCTTGAGACCAGTGGGACTCTAGCTTCCCCCAAGAAAGTGGTATCTCTCTGACTTTAAGAGAACAAGGTgttgtggtgtgagtgtgtgtgtgtcccaggagAAGAAAACACTCCTGTAAAGCTACCAGAGTGGATAGAACCTGTTCTCAGACTGTAAAGCACAAGGTAGAGGCAGCAGGGGCCGGAATCCTAGACATCCACAGTGAGCCTCCATCCTTCTCGGAGCCCTGTCTGAAGATGCTGGGTCATCATTTTGAAGACCATGCCATTTGCctatttctgatctttccagtcTGCCATCAAAGGACTGACCATGGGGGGTCTAGAAGTGATCTCAATCACAGACAACACCCCTGTCCCACACAATGGCTGCCGACCCCGGAAGGCTCGAAGGCTGTGATGGAAAGGAAGCCTGCACTTGAACCTAACCTACAGTCTTGACTCGGGTGGATCCTACAGAAGGCCCACTGTGGAAGCTGCTGAAGCAGCTGTTCTCAAGCCCTCCTTGGGGGAACATTCCTCTCCTTGCACTGAAGCTGGAGGTGCTGAGGCTGGCCTCTTAGACATGGGGGAACTGCAGGCCCACTGTGGCCAGCTTTAGCCTCTGCTCTGAAAATAAAGGACTGTTCTCTGTAGTAGTTGTGAGTTTTTGTTCCCAGTATTTCAGACTTCTGAAAGATTGTAAACAGAAGTGTGCCCTGGATAGAAGGGCTACAGTATAAAGTGGGCTGCAACCCACTGCACCCTTCTCACACTGCCATTATAGCCTCTTACCTGAGGTGGCCAGATCTTGTCACAGCCAACAGCTGAGCATTATCCCAGGTGAGGTGGGAGCATTGTGCAATCCTCTGGAATCTGTTAGGTCTCACAAGTGGTGGGCATGCTTGAAGTTAGCCTGGCAGTGTAGGGGCACACACAAGCTCAAATTTTCTAGGAGTGTCCAACCTTTATACTTCATGAACTCTGGCAGTCcccaaatacaaaaaaaaaaaagtgttctaaCAAAAAAGAGCTTGAAATAGACCAGGCCCACTGTGTAGAAATGCATGCCTGGCACATCCCTAGCCTCAGGAGCCAGCCAAGTATGGACATTGTGTCTCCCACAATTTCCTAGCTTCACTAGGAAATAAACAGGCTTTATTGTGGCAAACTCCGTACACTGTTGCTTCCAGTCTGTGAGTAGCCAACAgcatcctcttctttttcctgtaTTA from Arvicanthis niloticus isolate mArvNil1 chromosome 1, mArvNil1.pat.X, whole genome shotgun sequence carries:
- the Mrps11 gene encoding small ribosomal subunit protein uS11m isoform X1, with amino-acid sequence MQVVRNSGSWLLRSWAGPGMTRLMAIAPAKNIHTGAPRLEDSAARQNTEKETAPSRFSIYPPVPGQEGSLQWAGMKFEEVPIAHIKATYNNTQIQVVSATNTSLARASCGTEGFRNAKKGTGIAAQTAGIAAAAKATGKGVTHIRVVVKGMGPGRWSAIKGLTMGGLEVISITDNTPVPHNGCRPRKARRL
- the Mrps11 gene encoding small ribosomal subunit protein uS11m isoform X2, with product MQVVRNSGSWLLRSWAGPGMTRLMAIAPAKNIHTGAPRLEDSAARQNTEKETAPSRFSIYPPVPGQEGSLQWAGMKFEEVPIAHIKATYNNTQIQVVSATNTSLARASCGTEGFRNAKKGTGIAAQTAGIAAAASAIKGLTMGGLEVISITDNTPVPHNGCRPRKARRL